In Mercurialis annua linkage group LG5, ddMerAnnu1.2, whole genome shotgun sequence, a single genomic region encodes these proteins:
- the LOC126683423 gene encoding protein SUPPRESSOR OF GENE SILENCING 3 homolog, with amino-acid sequence MAITAAAAFNLVLINDQTQSPTFLNKNNIGDHQLLVDSAIFAQPPTSLFTSQTQPRRCQISCKKTKWFKKFVDALECLSIEEINDPARQWHCSACGRGGTIQRYLGVQTLMQHAKGAGSTRVRLHRELAQLLEQRLHNHNDDQHPTSAKWIALKQEKKDHNIVWPPMVLI; translated from the coding sequence ATGGCAATAACAGCAGCAGCAGCCTTCAATCTTGTTCTTATAAATGACCAAACCCAAAGCCCAACTTTCTTAAACAAGAATAATATTGGTGATCATCAACTGCTTGTAGATTCTGCAATATTTGCACAACCACCCACCTCTCTCTTCACTAGTCAAACACAGCCAAGGAGGTGTCAGATCAGTTGCAAGAAGACTAAATGGTTCAAGAAATTTGTTGATGCATTGGAGTGTTTAAGCATTGAGGAGATCAATGATCCAGCTAGACAGTGGCATTGTTCGGCATGCGGCCGCGGTGGTACCATCCAACGGTACCTAGGCGTGCAGACACTGATGCAGCATGCGAAAGGCGCAGGATCAACGAGGGTGAGGCTCCACCGAGAACTTGCACAGCTATTGGAACAGAGGTTGCATAATCATAATGATGATCAACACCCAACTTCTGCTAAATGGATAGCTCTTAAACAAGAGAAGAAAGATCACAACATAGTGTGGCCTCCTATGGTTCTCATATAA
- the LOC126683420 gene encoding ribulose bisphosphate carboxylase/oxygenase activase, chloroplastic encodes MALFNIPSSSSLFLKSFPSISSRHSQHPLLLSISCSSKSNSDDTFSDENKTPKRKLSEQSSWEAKDSQGNDYLYRLGKEADNMNIAVGARPGVIDPLFAGNFLGRDSDIVFDYRRKVTRSFEYRQGDYYIAPLFLDKVVCHIVKNYIAHLINAKVPLILGIWGGKGQGKSFQTELVFQAMGIEPVIMSAGELESERAGEPGKLIRERYRTASQVVQNQGKMSCLMINDIDAGLGRFGNTQVTVNNQIVVGTLMNLADNPTRVSVGQDWRQSDVINRIPIIVTGNDLSTIYAPLIRDGRMDKFFWQPTQEDIVNIVHRTYEKDGINRDEVVSIVNTFPNQALDFYGALRSRTYDTSISKWVDDIGGVENLGNKLLKRRKNETLPVFTPPKQTLEALLESGYSLIREQKLIMENKLSKEYMKNMEN; translated from the exons ATGGCACTATTCAATATCCCTTCTTCATCGTCTCTCTTCCTTAAATCCTTCCCTTCAATTTCTTCACGCCACTCTCAACATCCTCTTCTCCTCTCAATTTCCTGCTCATCTAAATCCAATTCCGACGACACCTTTAGCGACGAAAACAAAACACCCAAAAGAAAGTTATCAGAACAGTCATCTTGGGAAGCCAAAGACTCCCAAGGAAATGACTATCTCTACAGGCTAGGCAAAGAAGCTGATAATATGAACATCGCCGTCGGAGCTAGGCCTGGCGTCATCGATCCTCTTTTCGCTGGAAATTTCCTTGGCCGAgact CGGATATTGTGTTTGATTATCGACGGAAAGTGACCAGGTCATTTGAGTATCGTCAAGGAGACTACTACATTGCTCCACTTTTCTTG GATAAAGTTG TGTGCCACATTGTGAAGAACTATATAGCTCATCTTATCAATGCTAAAGTTCCACTGATCCTAG gTATCTGGGGTGGAAAGGGGCAAGGAAAGTCATTTCAGACTGAACTTGTTTTTCAAGCCATGGGAATCGAACCTGTCATTATGTCTGCAGGAGAATTAGAATCAGAAAGAGCTG GTGAACCAGGAAAACTGATACGAGAACGCTATAGAACAGCATCTCAAGTGGTTCAGAACCAA GGCAAGATGAGCTGTTTGATGATCAATGATATTGATGCTGGCCTTGGTAGATTTG GGAACACTCAAGTGACAGTGAACAATCAAATTGTTGTTGGAACACTAATGAATTTAGCGGATAATCCTACAAGAGTCAGTGTTGGACAAGACTGGCGACAATCAGATGTTATAAACAGAATTCCTATCATTGTGACAGGAAATGACCTTTCAACAATTTATGCCCCTTTGATTCGTGATGGAAGGATGGATAAATTTTTCTG GCAGCCTACTCAGGAAGATATAGTGAACATTGTTCACAGAACTTATGAGAAGGATGGCATAAATAGAGATGAGGTTGTGAGCATAGTAAACACATTCCCTAATCAAG CTTTGGATTTCTATGGAGCTCTTCGTTCTCGAACTTATGACACGTCAATTTCTAAG TGGGTTGATGACATTGGAGGTGTTGAAAATCTTGGCAACAAACTTCTCAAACGAAGAAAGAATGAGACACTTCCTGTGTTTACTCCACCAAAG
- the LOC126683422 gene encoding E3 ubiquitin-protein ligase RSL1-like: MAGEPVPGDLDFVDDFYFSAILDESDEENEHHDVETDSFQVSDAKYAEKLQFQEALMGCVIISQIKSNKPSTESPVTGQSSQSFCEICAERKENNEMFATGSCVHSFCSDCISRHVSTKIRESITVVTCPGINCRSVLELDVCRTKLSKRVIDLWEEALCLEMISQWQKVYCPFKDCSALLVNDNEEKGTVMRECECPYCHRMFCAECNVPWHSGVECGVFQTLNQDERGKEDLMVMELAHRNQWSRCPNCRFYVERTEGCPHMICRCKFEFCYGCGLQWTANHGGCSRT, from the exons ATGGCAGGAGAACCAGTTCCCGGAGATCTTGATTTTGTTGATGATTTCTACTTCTCTGCCATCCTGGATGAATCCGATGAAGAAAACGAACATCATGATGTGGAAACCGATTCATTTCAGGTTTCAGATGCCAAATATGCTGAGAAACTCCAGTTCCAGGAAGCTTTAATGGGATGTGTTATCATTTCTCAAATCAAGAGCAATAAACCATCAACAGAATCGCCAGTAACTGGCCAATCATCTCAAAGTTTCTGTGAAATTTGTgcggaaagaaaagaaaacaatgAGATGTTTGCGACAGGGAGCTGTGTCCATTCTTTCTGTTCAGATTGTATAAGCAGACATGTTTCTACAAAGATTCGAGAAAGCATCACTGTCGTCACTTGCCCTGGAATTAACTGCAGGTCAGTTCTTGAACTTGATGTTTGCAGAACTAAGCTATCTAAACGAGTGATTGATCTTTGGGAGGAAGCACTGTGCTTAGAGATGATAAGCCAATGGCAGAAAGTTTATTGCCCGTTTAAGGATTGTTCTGCATTGCTAGTGAATGACAATGAAGAAAAAGGAACGGTGATGAGGGAATGTGAATGCCCTTACTGCCATAGAATGTTTTGTGCCGAGTGTAACGTTCCTTGGCATTCGGGTGTTGAGTGCGGAGTGTTTCAGACATTGAATCAGGATGAGAGGGGAAAGGAAGATTTGATGGTAATGGAACTTGCTCATCGCAATCAATGGAGTCGATGTCCTAACTGTAGATTCTATGTCGAAAGAACAGAAGGATGCCCACATATGATTTGCAG GTGTAAATTTGAGTTTTGTTATGGATGCGGATTGCAGTGGACTGCAAATCATGGTGGCTGCTCCAGAACTTAA